The DNA window GACGAACTCAGCATTTACTACGAGCCCTACGGTACTATTTCGCTAGTCTACCGTTTTACACCAGCACCctcccacttcttcttcttcaccgcgAGGAGGTCCCTGGCCCCCAGAGCGTGCACCGGCGCGACGGCATGGCACCGGGCGACCACGCTGGCCTCACCCGAACCCCGACAGCCTACATAAGGGGTTGATAGGTATCTGGATAGCACGTAGGAGCTACTGGAGGCGACACAACGAGCAGAGATGCAGGCACAAactccctccccggcggtggcTCCTGACCTGCAAGAGCGAGCGCGTTCCCATGAGCAACAGCAAAGGCGAGGCCAGCGCATGAGCTAGCGAGCACCAGGGAGTACTCACCGACACCCTTGCGTTGACGGTTAGGTTGGAGGTGgtctgagcaaggctggccacgtgaGCTCGCGGTGGTGCGGTGATGACCGACGGGGGCACTACCGCGGCGGTGGGGCTGGCCTACTGTGATGCTACGACTGAGGTGCACGGGGTGCTCAGGAGGATAAGGCGAGACTGCGGGTGCATTGAATCGATACGAGATGCACTGCAGGGCTGGTTCGCCGTTGGAGGACGTCGGTTCGGTCTTATGGAGCCGGTGCCGCGGAATTAAGAAATTCCGAACATGTGCAAGGACACCCACAGCAAGGTGGGGACGGGGCGCAGCCAGACGCCTAACGGAGCCGTGCCTAAGGCGAACTGAGACCTACGGCCATGGTTAAGGCAAATTGGGAAAAATTGCTTCGGCGGCAAGGAGACAGCGGAGACAGAGGAACACACGGCTCGGCATGGCTCGACTGCGGCGTCAACGCAAGGTACCGCCTTGCCTGGCCATGGGAAACCTCAGGGCGTGCTCCAGGCGCCAGCCAGCAAGGGGTGGCAGCAAGCCGACGAACCAATCGATATGGCGACGCAGCGGGCAGCATCCGACAAGATCCACAGTGCGAGTGTGACACGAGGTGACGGCGGGCAGACCGTCGCCCAACGCACAAACAACCAAGGCGATGTCAACGGCGCAGAACCGCAGTGGCGACAAGCGACGTGCAGCGCGGGACCGGCGTGCTCCCGGccaaagcagagcagagcagacgtGCGCGTCGCATTTCTGTGGCAAGGAAAACATGGCCGTGCCGGCGCGCAGGACGGGCCAGACGTGGTGGCAGGCGAGCAGTGCGCGTAGGCGGGCAGCAGCGAGCAGGAGGCCAGGACGCGCGGGTCGTGCGCGTGCACGGTGCAGCGAGCACAGCCGGGCGTGGCAGTGACGCTGGCCCGCGCGGCAGAGCGCGCTGGCAACCAAACGGAGTGGTGACCGCACCCAGAGCCGAGCCAGGTGACGTGCACGActtttaaagcagctagaaagTGAGTATGCCGCGCTCCAAACGCTATTCCAATTGCTCGATGCGAAAAGGAGTACaccgagccatcactctcaatCGCGACATTGCGCTGCTTTTGAAGCCGATTGTTTTACAACTAAtgccaaaggtggcttcgtcgaccacttcaaaTACTTACGCGGAGGACGTCGATTTGAAAGGTTTCGCGTCAAAACCCCAAACCCGACCCCCGGGACGTACGCGCTAGCCGTCCATGTCATCGACCGCGACTTTTTATCGCCATACACAAAACGTTCTATAACATTTTGCGTTAAAAATAATTCGATTGAGGTAATAAACgcgttatgtgacacgaaacataacctTATGCTTTCCGTTTCGTAAAAATGTTTCAAAGCCAAGCTTGgattataaagcctatcatacaccaatgcacctaaatcagatgcttacgaaatgtttcagcaaaacgttacaatgtaacaccagggtgttacaacagGGCTGCACCCCAGAAAACATTCTCTACCATAAACTTCTTCTCAACCACATCTGGCCTATTGAAAGGATATCTATTCCTAAATTTCTTCCTAGGATTTCAGAAACACCACACAACAGCTACATGGCAACCACACAATCAAAAAAGAGATGACCAACATGTTCATTCTCCTCACAAAACAAACATGGCATGTCATCTACTTTCCTGTGGACACTAAGGTTGTCTCTAGTTAGCACCTTGCTTTTAGACAACAAACATAGGAAAAATTGCACTCCAGGTGGAATTTTAAGGTTCCACACATGAGGAACATGAACTGGCATAATGCCTTAAAATTGATGATTTTATGGAGGGGCTGAAAGGAGTAAACtccatttgaattaaacaaccaGATCAAGGAGTCCTCATCATCAGTGAACACAATGGTAGAAGCCAGCTGCACTACCTCTAACCAAAGGTTCATAAGCCAACTATCAACCCCTCTTCTAAAGGTACACTTAAGGTTTGTACCATCCCAGAGATGAAAGATAGTCTGTGACTTCTCATTGACTAATAAAACATAAATCTCCCAAAACTAAATAGCTAGACTAGAAGGACCCAACCAATTGTCCTCCCAGAATTTAACTTTTTTATCATCCTCTATCTTCCACTTGTAACCCATTTTTGTAGCAGTAGCTGCCCAAATCATACCTTTGAAAAAGCTAGAAGTACCAGAGGTCCCACTATAGAAGATATTTGGGCTCTCAGTATTATATTTATGATCAATTATTTGTTTCCGCAACTTGTTATCATCTATATTGTATCTCCTAGTCCAAGAAGCTAGGAGACAAACATTCAAGTCTCTCAAATTAGGAATTCCCAAACCCCAATACTCCTTCATCAAACTAATAGTTTCCCCAATTGACTAGATGTAACTTATGGGCACCTTCATTGTCATTCCATAAACAGTTTGCCATATGAGAGTGGATGACTTTAATTGCCCACTTGGGAAACTTGAGGAAAGAAAGAAGGTATATATAGGAATACTGGACAGACAAGCCTTAAGTAGCACAATCCTAGCTGCAAAAGACAATAATTTGCCTCTCCACCCTGCAATTTTTTCAGTATCTTATCAACTAAAGGTTTGATATCATAGTGTATGGGAACACCTAGGTAATTAATAGGCAAGGATCCTAAGGGACAAGCGAAAATATGATTAATATCATGGGCTAACTCCTCACTCAGATTCATAGGTATGAGCTCACTCTTATGAAAGTTCACCCTCATGCCTGAAAACTGCAAGACCAATACCAACTATGGAGTTCAGCGGAGGGTTTTGGTTGTGGTATGCCGGCATCCGTTGCAAGTGCAAAGGGGTGTGGCAAGCATTTTCTTGGGGACAACCTTCAGTGGCTCGTATCTGTTGGGTTGGCTCTGGTCCATGTTGACCGGCACGCGGTTGCGACTAGCCACACATGACAGTGGCCGCCTCACTGCCGCTGCGACAACCAACAGATGGCGGCTCGTTGAGGACGACAACTTATGTGGAAATGCTCGTGGCTTCTCTAGAAATTTGAGGGATGACATTGTGCAAGATGTCGCTCTTCTCTAGAAGCATGGTGCAAGAACAAGGTGTGGCTTCACACAGTGGCCGGTGCTATGTAGGACGGATGCGGCCCTTGTACGCTAGCGTGGGGCGATAGGTCACTCATACCTATGACCTCATTAGtgccacaacgatctccaactagTGGTGGTTTGCTACGGTACTTGCCTATGCCAAGCCATAGTGTAGCTGGTTTGGGGCATGAGCATGGGGGGTCATCGAGCGAAGGTCCTACGACTGTGGCCGACAATGGTGTCACGCCTTGGTGTCACTTCCCTTGTTGGAGGCATCGTGGTAAGGCCCCCTCACCCTCTAAGAGTTTGGTTGAAAAACTTTGCTTCTCCTGTCAGCGTTGACGGCATCTGTGGACGTCGTTTCCCGTCTCATTGGAGGCATCGCTGTGGAAAACCTACTCCTGCCTTCTAGTTTACTTTGCTTGTTCACTGTGGTGTGCCGGGCGGCGTTTGACGGCTGTTGCTTCTGAGGTTCattggtgtttgtgtttcttgTGGTGGTGGTTTCATTGTCGCCTCCTTGGTGAGGGTgttgttttcattttttatcaTTATAAAACACTTATTCTCTATTAATATATGTTCACTAGGCTCTTGCCGCTGACTCTTCGAAAAAATATCGAGAcatatagtaaaaacaatgtatcgagaaaactaaaatatcttataatatGAAACAGAGGGAGTAATAAGTAGCATAATATCCATACACAATGAAGATAATCTTACATTTCAGTTTTGTGTCACTATTTACTCCCTTCgttacaaattataagacgttctgGCTTTACTAGCATAATTTTTGCTATGTACTTATATATACATTGTATTTAGATGTATAGTattagcaatgtatttagaaaagtcaaaacatcttataatttgtagTTGAGTGAGAGTACTTATAAAGTCACGGAATCTATAAGACATTCTGACATCACTAGTAATAATCTCATTCGTACTAATTAACTATACGTGTACGTGTCCCGTGTTGAATTATATGACATGTGATACAACATGAACGTAACCATCAAAATTCAAAATACGGGAGGACGAGCAGATGTGTATGTTCATTCGACCCCTCAATTCTTCAGAAAGTCTCGCAGTTGGCCGCCTGGAAGGACAGCACCGATTTGTCCAGGTCGTACCGGATGTGGTAGTCCATCTGCATGATGTTGCCGACAATGGACATGTGGCTGGGCGAGCTCTGCACGATCCAGCAGCTCACGCTGTCGTCCACCGCCCAGAAGTAGTTCTCCGTCCTGAGGGCCATGTCGCCGCCGTCGAAGTGCAGCACCATGGACGGGAACACAGCGCCGGACGTCTGGAAGCAGACCTCGTACCCATCGGTGTCCGGAACCCTCGTGAGGTTCGTCGCCTGCGACAGGAGCGCCACCTTGGCGAGCGTGTACGCCGGCTCCGCCAGGAACGTCAGCGTGGTGCCGGAGTCGAAGATGATGCCATGTCTCCCAGTCCCGGGCGTCGTCGCAGCGCCGATGGAGATACTAGTCAGGTTCACGGTGTAGTAGATGGACGTCTTGAGGAGCGGCGTGGACTGGACGCCGGCGCCTGTCATCAGGTCGCCGGCGGCGCCGAACAAAAGAGGGCTCGACTTGGTGGTGTCGCTGGTGAGGCAGTAGGAGAAGGTGCCGACCTTGAGCTGCCTGACGAGGGACAGCTTCCCCCGGCCAAGCCCGACgaggccggagccggagccgtatCCGCCCTCCGACATGGTCGTGCAGCCGAAGTCGATGCCTCGCACGGCGTCGCCGCCGAGCGTGAAGGTCTCGCTCGCCATGCAACCCTGCGTGTAGTGGTGCGGGTCACTGGCGAGGCCGTACGAGTACTTGTAGTCACACACTGCGccgctggcgctggcgctggctCCGGCACCGCCGCACGTCGCCAGCGACTGGGACTCCAGCGTACGGCAGAGGCCGCTGGAGCACGGCAGCTTGGAGAAAGACGACGACTTGTTTGGGTAGTAGGAAGGGGAGCCCTGCGGCGCGCACCGCTTGCACGCGCCGCACTTGGCCCAGATGAGGTCGCTGCCggtgtcggcgagggccgacaGCTGCTGCGGCGGCGTGCCCATGGAGAAGGTCATGTCGtatgcgccgccgccgctgtccaACTGCAGCGGCGTCTGCGAGCTCCCTGACCCTGAGGCTGCTGCGTCAAGCAGCCGGGCGGCGAGGATGGACAGCCGTTGGCGAGACTTGTGCGCGGCCCGCGTTAGGTTGATGACCGGTTCGTTGCGGGTCATGGTGGCACGGAAGAAGCCTCGGCGTTCGGAGTAGGTCGGAGGAGCGGCGAGGAGGAAGCAGATCGTCACGAGAACGAGGATGGCCGATCTTGTCGTCGCCATTTCTGGACACCAAAGGATTTCTACCTGctctgatgatgacgacgatgatggctAGCCGGCTAGGTACGAGTATGTATATATAGATTCAGGAGTCCTCGATGCCAACAAGTGTGTAGATTTACCTTTAGACAAAACGACCACGCGTAGCGTGTTATCCACGGCATTTGGAAAACCACACACAAATAACAATGATGAAATGATGAATATCTTGTAACGACATCGCAAATGGAGTATACCAACTCGCAGTGGGCTATCCCATCACTACCAGAAACAGGGCCGTTGCCAAGAGCCagcgtctttgccgagagccaaatgtcgggctctcggcaaagaaaggtTTGCCGAGAGTCGGCCCTCGGCAACGGTAGACCGTCGGCAAaaccatatttgccgagggccaggccgtCGGCAAATAATTCCTCTCGGCAAccgggtcctttgccgagggtccgGCCGTCGGCAAAGAAAGGTCGTCGGCAACCTGTGACGGCAGGCAAACGGCCTTCACCTGCCGTCTGTTTTGCCGAGGGTcagatttggccctcggcaaagaattactttgccgagtgtcgtttttgtgccctcggcaaaatattttttttttttgctttttttgctTCCAAATTTTTTCCCTGGGTTTACTGTTGTACCTTAAAGTACATATTAAATTTTAgagctttttttattttattagctatatttaataagtttattttatttacttgAATTCTTCTCGGTAAttcgaatttgaactgcaggtgcatcgaatattggaattgagtgattcaaaaaatcatattcatggtattgcatgtggtgtgagacCGTATCCAGTGATAGATGCCAAATTTGGCGCATCGTTTTCACGAAACACGGCGAGGAACTTGCGTataaagtatttttaaattatataaaatggaaaCAAAGTCCGAAATTCACGAAACTTATTGAGGAGTCATTTCATCGCATGTATAGGCTGGGATAAAAAATTGAGTGGGTTTCGAGTAAGTTGCGATATCCGATGCCTAAAACCTAGACATCTCCGcactgggttttaggcatcggacatcgcaacttgctcgaaactcactcaattttttatcacagcctatacatgcgatgaaatgacacctcgacaagtttcgtgaatttcggacttcgtttccattttatataatttaaaaatactttacacGCAAGTTCCTTGCCGTATTCCGTGAAAACGATGCACCAAATTTGGCATCTGTCACTGGATATGgtctcacaccacatgcaataccatgaatatgattttttgaatcactcaattccaatattcgatgcacctgcagttcaaattcgaattaccgggaagaattcaagtaaatgaaataaacttattaaatatagctaataaaataaaaaaagctcCAAATTTTAAATATGTCTTTTAAATATTATTGTTAGCCACCAAAAAAAATTGGGAAAAAaaaccaaatttttttttgtatttgccgagagccacaaagggctctcggcaaagagtttcaAAAAAACAACTTTGCCGTGAGcccggatctgggccctcggcaaaggcccagtcCACATAAGCCCCTCACGGCCCAGTTAGCCTTTCCTCTCGCCCGCGTGCGCCCCGCATCCCCTTCCTCTCGCCACCGCCGGccccccgcgccgccgcagcctctccccgccgccgccccgtcacgcgccgccggagcagcagcCCGGCCCGCCGAGCACCGTCGTCGTCGAGGGCACGTCGTCCCCGCCTTGCCCGGTGGTCGGGCACTGCCGCCGCCCCCCGGCCATGCCCACTGGTGGCCCACCCCGCGGCCAGCGCGTCCCCGGCCAGCCCCGCGCGCCCCCTGCCATGCCCGCCGGTGGCGCCCCGTCCCCGGGCCGCCGAAGCAGCAGCCCAGCCCAccgagcgccgtcgtcgtcggggcCGCGTCGTCCCCCGCCTCGCCCAGTGCTCGGGCACCACCGCCGCCCCCCGACCACGCCCGCCAGTGGCCCACCCCGTGGCCAGCGCATCCCCAGCCACGCCCGCCGGTGGCCCACCCCCGCGGCCAGCGCGTCCCTGGCCGGCCCCGCGCGCCCCCGGCTGGCCCCGTGCGCCCCTGCCGGCCGTGCAGAGAGCATTTGGAGGaggaagggagaagaggaagggagaagagaggaggggagaaggagaggccgACGATCGTCACGCCCCCGCGTCGTCGCGTCACGCCGAGCGGTCGTCGCCGTTTTCCCCGCGTCTAGCCGAAGACGAGGGTGATCCCGACTCCGCGTCGCCTGACTACACTGCCACCCAAGGTAAAGCCCCCCTCCCGCTTGTtgctggccttcgtgccatttctGGATTAGTGGGCCTTCGTGCCTTTTGTGGatgtgttggccatcgtgccatatgtcgttgtgtcggccatcgtgccgaaattgtggatgtcggccatcgtgccgtctttttccttgcaggttttggaagcctccctatacaggggaggttctgccgaaattttgaacttataaattgtgtttcttgttttgcagagaagagcccgacggaggggacccggagtaccCCGAGCGTCTTCcttcgggtctgcctgcaccgcgtcacctctccactccaccgccaccctaggtataagccCTTTGTCCGTAACCCTAGCTAGATCGCGTaaaccagttaggcgtctcccgtccgaaagagatatggtcgtaggtatgcggatctctgtatatctacgaccgtatctgttttggattgtccacgttatttggaTAGCCCATGGATGCATATATGATTTAGTTTGTATGGTCCGGTCCGGTCTGAGATGGggtttcggtagcacctccctgttgttctctagatacacactctcccttccaggacgtgtatcgggagaacagcggggatgtgctgccgaaattctatctcggattagAGCGGAGcttggaaactaacctcatctacgcatccacgggtgggaaTAGGATCTATCcctacctattagatagtaggcaaGCGGTGCATATGCTattgatggttatattactctgttatatatatggtagatgatggataaccgtgattggatgtacacgggccaccgTAGTCAGAATTAGGTCACTCATGAATGGATACAGAAGACTGAGGATTTCTTGGACAAAGCATTTGGTGTGGGTGCTCAAGCAGCGATAGAGGTGtggtgtccctgcagcgaatgtgcaaacaggaatagGAAAACCAGGAAGGTCATTgaggaacatctttgcaagtttGGGTTTACGCAAGACTATACCCAGTGGGTGTGCCATGATGAAGGCCATCGTATTAGAGATGAGGCATTGAGGCCACGCTTGGAGGAGTTTGACAGTGATGGCGGGGTACCAGACATGATGGATGACTTCCACCAAGCACACTTCGGTGTATGATGTACGGACGAAACCAAGGAGCAGGAGCTAGAGGAAACCGCAAGGGCATTCTATCGCATGATGGTGTTGGATAAGAGGCCCCTTCATGACAAGACAAATGTTTCTCAActcgatgccattggacgcttaatggggttaaaGTCCATGCATAACATGAGTCGAGACTGCTTCGATAGTATGCTGGCAGTTTTTGGGACCCTGCTTCCGGCAGATCACGTGCTGCCGAAGAACATGTACGAGTCAGTGAAGCTCCTCAAAgctcttaagatgccgtatgagcagatacacacTTGTGATAACGGGTGCGTcctctttaggaaagaacacgcggaagcaaagtactgtccaaagtgtaagtcctctaggtatgtggaggtagaatctAATGATGGGCAGAAGAAGCAGCTTGGAATCCCCATGAAAGttctacggtaccttccgttcataccgagactccaacggctattcatgagcgAGGAGtctgcgaaacagatgacatggcacaaaaatggcatccgatacaatcctgacaagatggtacatccatcagatggtgaagcatggcaaaCATTTGATGGCATTTATGCTgacaaagctctagaggctcgtaatgtgcgtatgacaaatgttttagtttctctaaatgtcaaacctagtgaaacctagtaaaacctagtgaaacctagtgctagtggtgatggtggtgggtggtggtggcggcgtggttggtggtggtggtggcgtggtcgtggtggtggctgcgtggttggtggaggtggtggcgtggtggtgtggttgttgttggtggtagtagtggtgtggttgtggtggtggcgtggtggtggtggtggtggtggtggtggtggtagtgtagTCGTGGTGGTAAAAAGTATATGTAGTGCTTGGTTATCTATTTATGTTGTCTAACACGTTCTGCATCTTCTTTGTTTGTGTAGCGTCAGTTGGCGGCGTCGAACGACCCTAACCTTCTCCTCGTCAACTCCCCAGGATCGCACGCGGCGCCTTCTCAGCCCGGACCGTCGCCGTGACCAGTTTGGCGCCTCCTATGCCTCTTGTTTATGTTGCTTGTCGAACTTTACACTTGTGGTTGTCTATGTGTCGAGATTTGTTTGTGACTTTGAACTTCGAGACttctatgtgatgtggatgtgaattatgtgatgtggatgtgaattatgtgatgtggatgtggttattgatatgtggatgtgcttattgtgacgtggatgtcatatatatgtttatttgttgactggaaatgcaaaagacaaaaaaaaattaaaattggctgtggctttgccgagggctatggtcatgccctcggcaaagctaggaattCTGGAACACACAGAATCCCAGCTTTGCTGAGCGCATGACcatagcgctcggcaaagaggaagcctttgccgagagctgagccatagctctcggcacaaaaaatgtcaaaaaaatatcaatattctttgccgagagctcttctgacagacgctcggcaaagttttctggaaaaaaaattcagaaattctttgccgagagcttgctaAGGATCACGGCAAAGATCAACTTTACCGTGACCTCTCCCCGTCACGGCGAAaatttttgccgacggccggctaaccctcggcaaatcctttgccgagagcccgagatgcggctctcggcaaaatagcctttgccgtgaggtactgtgccgaccggcctttgccgagagcaactctcggcaaagcctttgccgagggcaaaggcttctttgccgagcgtatccggccctcggcaaagaacctcgttCCAGTTGTGCATGGAACACTTCAAGTGTGAAGCCGTGTGTATTACTAAGGCATCTTTTAGCACATCTCAACTTTACTAGTGAAACTATTTTTGAACAGCTTTGTCAGTAAATAAGTTGAGCAGTTTTAGAAAAATTGATGTGAAAAACACTTCACCAATAACTTCATGCGTGGCTTAGAGAGAAATTAGGAAAAGAGCTGTGTAAAACTACTTTTTTCACCTTCATCTTTATCTATTACTCTGTGAGAGCATAAAAAAGAGCTTCACCCCCATGAGCCGTGTTTGAAAAAGAGGTgtttagcaaaaaaaaacagacagcttatgaagcaatggcggaactagcactaccggagacggtttctttgccgagtgtcccagactttgccgagtgttttttattgggcactcgataaagaggttgtttgccgagtgccagagagaaagcactcggcaaacaaatggcactcggcaaaaaggtggtttgccgagtgccgaacactcagcaaagaataacactcggcaaagaccaggtttgccgagtgtcaaacaataacactcggcaaaggcccgcCGCTGTTAACGGCCGGCAGCCGCCGTTAatccttt is part of the Miscanthus floridulus cultivar M001 chromosome 9, ASM1932011v1, whole genome shotgun sequence genome and encodes:
- the LOC136481863 gene encoding aspartic proteinase nepenthesin-1-like, giving the protein MATTRSAILVLVTICFLLAAPPTYSERRGFFRATMTRNEPVINLTRAAHKSRQRLSILAARLLDAAASGSGSSQTPLQLDSGGGAYDMTFSMGTPPQQLSALADTGSDLIWAKCGACKRCAPQGSPSYYPNKSSSFSKLPCSSGLCRTLESQSLATCGGAGASASASGAVCDYKYSYGLASDPHHYTQGCMASETFTLGGDAVRGIDFGCTTMSEGGYGSGSGLVGLGRGKLSLVRQLKVGTFSYCLTSDTTKSSPLLFGAAGDLMTGAGVQSTPLLKTSIYYTVNLTSISIGAATTPGTGRHGIIFDSGTTLTFLAEPAYTLAKVALLSQATNLTRVPDTDGYEVCFQTSGAVFPSMVLHFDGGDMALRTENYFWAVDDSVSCWIVQSSPSHMSIVGNIMQMDYHIRYDLDKSVLSFQAANCETF